In Nerophis lumbriciformis linkage group LG01, RoL_Nlum_v2.1, whole genome shotgun sequence, the genomic stretch TTCTGTGGTATCAAGCAGTTTTTTGTATTTacgctaaaggggaactgcacgtgtcgttttcgtcggtttcgcttgcatacggttcaaaccgatatggctcaatagcttcagtttcttcttcaatttcgttttcgctacctgcctccacactacaaccatccgtttcaatacatgcgtaatctgttgaatcgcttaagccgctgaaatccgagtctgaatccaagctaatgtcgctataccttgctgttctatccgccatgtttgtttgtattggcatcactgtgtgacgtcacaggaaaatggacgggtgtatataacgatggttaaaatcaggcactctgaagctttttttagggatattgcgtgatgggtaaaattttgaaaaaaacttcgaaaaataaaataagccactgggaactgatttttaatggttttaacccttctgaaattgtgataatgttcccctttaatgcaaagTTCTCTCAAAAGGCAAATCTGTTCTGGGTTTAGTGTGGATCCATCCTGTAAGGTGCGATCACCTAGTAGACGCTGCCTCACTGTCTCTACTGCATCCTGGGTTGGAATACAAGTGAACAGGGAGGTGACGTCGGAAGAAACTATAGTTtcatttttgtccagttttagatcTCTGATCTTCGCTACaaagtggacactcttgtgattttggatcacatcggactctCTGCCTCACAGGTTTGAGggccagtcatagacaatttagagtgaaaagctaattttattttcactcgtatacaaaacattctaacttggattgtttccctggctccgagactctcccgaaggacagtgcagcgaagacacaacaaactcccttcttgtctctcatggacacacacctgttgttgttgactttggactagcgactggacgacatcaaggccgcggaacagagacacactgcaggcttacacacaaacatgcatctacaaaaatatacgccacacacatacatacccccCGCCCCAACGCAAATTCCtcaggggtgatgaaaggatggtcagcgcctgagagctgcggcccaccaccatgaccccgcactcccttccctctgttgcaagatatctcgagatgtatgttgtaatatgtatatgtgctttgtatGGAGGTttcttcccactccagactgggcccccttaggagcccattgtaattttttaatcatccttccccagcgtttgacctttttccccatcttttacggggctccttgtggcgacccatcagcgttcctgttctgtaaccctgtacactgtttgtttgtctaatcttgaacgggtttgtgctgaaaacaaagtttcgtcgtacttgtgcaatgacaataaagacctattctatcctatcctatccttgagttttggacatgatgttcaaggaggcacgtaaataaagtaatgccttgcacatattagttattgaagtacttttttgtatttttagttcattgttattattgttttacATTGAACAAGAGAGCACAGCATACCAAGTcagattccttgtgtgttaaacatttttgaccaatgatggctgattctgatcatttataGCTCCTCCCCAAAATGATGCAACGTAACATCACATTACCTGATGTGAACACATTGAGGAAGTGAATTGTCATTCGCTCAGGTGTACAGTTGTAACGACAACGATCGTCAGGTAAGTTTGTCACTTTCTTTGTCTCGCTAAGTTGCTAACTAACAAATATTTTCATTCTGCACTTGTGACAGCAGATAATGAACTTGCTTGTGTTATCAATGCCAATCGTGAAAATACACCGCGGACTGCCTGGTAAGTCCATTCTAATATTCCAAAATCATTTAATAAATTTACACCTATTATGccactgtttttattttcatgactattgttgacattgtttacTTTGACCCAACATGAGTGGTTATGAACAAGTGCATTTTAGTCACTTTTTATAGTTTATTTTTGAAAGGgaatataaacaaataataaacgaTGATATGCACTACGTATGTATACAAATAATGTATTTTCTGTGGTATCAAGCAGTTTTTTTGtgtttactttaaaggggaactgcactttttttaaaaaatttttttagaattttgcctatcattcccaatcattatgagagacaagaagacaacttttttttttttttgcagtctaacatgtaaaaatcgtctcgttcttggtggcaagtgatgcagctaatgggaataatccattctacctctaattcactttaaaaatgcattcaaaaactgtcaacaatacttaatttacgttccgtaacccgtATAATAACCGAGCTGTAGCAACTTTGTTATTAACGATCACCAGGTAAGTTTGTCACTTTCTTTGTCTCGCTAAGTTGCTAACTAACAAATATTTTCATTCTGCACTTGTGACAGGAGATCATGAACTTGCTTGTGTTATCGATGCTAATTGTGCAAATACACCTTGTAGTGCCTGGTAAGTCCATTCTAATATTCCAAAATCATTTAATAAATTGACACCTATTATGacactgtttttattttcatgactattgttgacattgtttacTTTGACCCAACATGAGTGGTTATGAACAAGTGCATTTTAGTCACTTTTTATAGTTTATTTTTGAAAGGgaatataaacaaataataaacgaTGATATGcactacatatgtatacaaataatgTATTTTCTGTGGTATCAAGCAGTTTTTTGTATTTacgctaaaggggaactgcactttttttttttagaattttgcctatcaatcacaatcattatgagagacaacatttttttttttttgcagtctaacatgtaaaaattggctcgttcttggtggttggcaatgcagctaatgggaagaatccattctacctctaaatcactttaaaaatgcattcaaaaactgtcaaactattttttagttttagttttagaGGGGTTTGaacgctacaacggtgactcctatTAGTCGTATCTTTGAAGTgttttttatcatgtttaaaatcttaaaaagaacaaaagacgtgtcttcttgtctctcataatgattgtgaacaatagacaaaattccaaaaaaagtacagttctccTTTAAGACCCAACTGTGGACAGAATTGAAATGAATACTAATAGAACAACGTtgctgatattaaaaaaaagataaaactctcatcttgttttgtttttctctcaGTGACTTACTCGCTCAAGTATTTCCACACTGCGTCCTCTCAAGTTACAAACTTCCCAGATTATGTGGGCGTGGCTTATCTTGATGACATTCAGATCGGTCACTATGACAGCAACACAAAGAAAGCAGAAGCCAAACAAGAATGGATGAAGAACTTTACAACAGTGGATCCAGAGCACTTTAAATGGCAGACATATTTAAATATTCACAATGAAATGAAGGACAAAGAGGACTTGGAAAGTTTACAGAAGCGCTTCAACCACACTGAAGGTTTGTTATTAAATATTTGATGTACTAAAATaaacacacattactgcactgaTACCTTGTCTGTGGGCATCCATAATGACAGAGAAAAAACACATGACTGACACTTAGAGGGCTCAAGTTATCAAAACTCACTTGTCTTGTATGTTGGCAGCTGCTGCAGGAGCCTATTATTAatggtttgtttttttcttgatttGTGTGACGTGAGCAGGAACATTGTACAGTGTGGCACTGCGGTATGTTGTTCTGCTTGTTCGCCTAAATGAAACTTTTAAAAAACATGATCGGGTGTGGTACCACGACTTGTTTCCAAGAGACACTCAGAAAGAGCTTTAAGTTGGTCTGTAAAGCAAAATGTATCCAAAGTTTGACAAAACGCACCATCATTACAGGCTatgtagaacacaaggaagtgtggtgattgtagattaaaatcatagtaTGACCTCTTAAAGACacaagtgtgtatgtgtgcacgTGGGTTGATGGTGATAAGGTGTTACTCCATTTTATATAATTTGTCTTACTCTTTCAGGTCTTCACATTTACCAGAGGATGTACGGctgtgaatggaatgatgagactgatgaAATCAACAGTTGGGAACAGTCCAGCTATGATGGAGAAGATTTTTTAGCGCTAGACACCAAGACATGGACATGGACTGCAGCAAAACCACAAGCCGTCCCCATGAAACACAAGTTGGACCACGATCGAAATCATATCGAGTATTTAAAGTTGTACTACACTGGGATCTGTGTTGATAACTTGAAAACGTATGTGAACTTTGGTAAAGACATACTGATGACAACAGGTAAACCACATGATGTACGCTGATAGCCCACCCCCTGTAGGAACATAAGTAACATTACAACCTACACTCTTTCCCATGCAGAGCTTCCAGAAGTGTTTCTCCTCCAGAAGACGCCGTCCTCTCCAGTCAGCTGCTTCGCGACAGGTTTCTACCCCAGCAGTGCAACCTTattttggaggaaagacggcaAGGATCTCCAGGAGAACGTGGTGCACGGAGAAATGCTGCCCAACCCTGATGGAACCTTCCAGATGACCGTGGATctgaaagtggaggtgacggccgaagtggagggcaagtacgaatgtgtgtttCAGCTGTCTGATGTCAAAgaggacctggtcaccaagctggagagaagaagcatcatgagcaacgcaagccatgaaggtgagaaagacacccattcatccatccattttctaccgcttgtccctctcggcgtCGTGGTgagtgctggagactatctcagctgcattcgacacATTAAGTTGAATTATTACGTCCTCAAATCAAGAACATTAGCTATATTATATCAGAACTTCCACCATTATTGACCCATGTCACAAGAACGATGCTGGACATTAGATAGCATGTATGCAAAGTACTCATTCAGGTTTCCTCTTCCTGCTTTTTTGCTCTCAACAGGCAATGTGTGGGTCGCCGTCGGCGCCACGGTGGCGGTCGCTGCAGTGATCCTCGCCATCATTGTTGTAGTCGCCGTACGTCACAAGAACAAAAAAGGTGAGGGACACACTTCTTTTTTTATGAGTTGGTGCTTTCCTCCAGTCTGGAAAGGTGCCAACAAACACTCCAAGATCCTCAAAGAGAGAGcacacactctcacatagaaAGGTGGTGTGGAGACAAAAGTCCAAGTCATCTTATGTCTTTCATTTCAGCCAACTATGATCCAGCTGGTAAATCAATCTTATTCTCTTTTCTTTGAGCCGCCATAAACAAAACAGGGGTGAAGGATCACTCGTATAAAAGTCTGATGTGGACGTTTGTTACAAGTTTAGCCTGAAAATCTTCACTTTGTCTTACTGGATAGTAGAGTTGGACATCTCTTAGTGATGGACGAATCCATATGCATCAAGATACATGGGTTACCATGCCATTCAAAAAGGTTATATTTTAAAAACGGAATGATTTGATAGGGTGTATGAATGATTCCATTCTATGGTTAACATTTGTTGATGGACACTTTCTTTTTTacaccacaaaagaacaaaagcaTTCCTTCCTGTACATACGCTCCTCCTCATGTTGGATGAATAGTTAAGACCTTGGCGCTCAGACGAAACCTGTCCAAGCTGAGTCtaagagcatgaactgatgaaaactaCTCTATTGAGGTCAAACGTCTTCTCAGACAAACCGAACAATCAACTGATCAGTTGAATGTCATGAGAATACAAATAACCTGATGAATGAAAACACTGTAGGCACATTCATcttcaaatatagaaaaaaaacccattctatAAATGTGTAAAACACGACATATATCCCTAAAATGCTTTAAGGCAAAGATAAAGTAAAACGACAACAGAATCACATGTCAAATATATTTATGTTTAGACATGGACCAAAAAAGACTATctaaataaacatgtttctttgaTCGGATGACataaaaatgccatccatccatctatcttcttccgcttatcggatgtcgggttgcggggggacttcagcctaagcagagaattccagacttccctctccccaactatTTCGTCCACCTCTTcccggggattccgaggcgtttgAGGGGCCTTCTGACCGACAGAGCTTCTCAAACTatcgctaagggagagccccgccacccaatgaaggaaactaatttcggccgattgtacccatgatcttaTCTTTTGATCTTGTCATAACcctaagctcatgaccataggtgacgtTAGGGAGGTAGAGCGactagtaaattgagagctttgccttccagctcagctgccTTTTCACCACGATGGACCTaaacagggtccgcatcactgcagacgctgcaccgattcgcctgtcgatatcacaatccactcttccctcactcatgaacaaaaaaaacccagaggtacttgaagtcctccactagggacaggatctcctccccaacccgcagatggcactccacctttttctgggcgagaaccatggactcaaagTCGGAAGTGCTGATttacatcccagtcgcttcacattcagctgcaaaccaatccagtgagagccataaatcctggccagatgaagccagcaggaccacatcatccgcaaaaagcagaaacctaatcctgcagccaccaaaccggatcccctcagcgccctgactgcgcctagaaattctgtccataaaagttgtaaacagaatttGTGACAAAGAGCATCCCtggcggggtccaaccctcactggaaacgggttcgacttactgccggcaatgcagaccaagctctgacactggtcATAGAGGTATGTCCATACTCTTTGAGCGCTCTcatcaggacttcccaagggacacgaacgaatgccttctctaagtctacaaaacacatatagactgattgggcaaacacccatgcacccttaaggaattggtccacagttccgcgaccaggacgaaaaccacaatgCTCCTCTTCAATCCGAGGTTTAACTAGCCGACGTAACCTCTTCTCAAGTACAcctcttaccaggaaggctgaggagtgtgatcccacgatagtcggaacacaccctctggttcctctttttaaaaagagaaaccaccaccccagtctgctgatACAGAGGCATCCCCCTGTCAACTGATTGATAGTCTCGTGCAACACCCGGTCCGTTAATCGATGAATCTAAAGATTCACAGCTGATTCTGATCGAATGAGGTGACTGCTACCGACTCAACCGAATCGCTCACTTGTCAAACTGGATATCCGCTCAAACCGGTTTATCGTTACCAACCCTACTGGATAGCAGAGACGGAAACTGGCGCTTTTGGAAGCTGATAGTTTTGGTACTAGTATTGGTGAacattagagctgtcaaatttaAAGGGAAAGTAACTAGTTAACGCTAATTTCCTTTAACAGCACTTTTTATTTCCCTTTGCCTGATGTGTGACCGTCAGCCCTCACCATAAGTGCGGGAAAACACACAGGTGCTGCGGGAACAAAGACCGAGcagaaacaaacaaagaaaagggcacactaaatggaaaagttaccCAAAGCCCCACAGCAGGGTCTCCCGACAAGACCGAAGCCATCTGCCGCTGCCGTGAGCAGAGTCCTCATCACATCCCACgaccaacaacaacaaacttTACACAGAAATTGCAAAATGGGTGTCAACGCCCCTAATTCTGCGACCGATCGGTATTGTGGAGTAATGATACTATACGGTAATCTAAGGAAAGCACACCCGACATGTTGACCCAGGCACTTTTTTATGCTATAGTACAATTGTTATTTATAGTAAATGTGTGCCTGTGTCAGAAGTGGTGCACATGTGTGAAGTGTTTGTGTTAAGCTGTTTTAAAAAGCATAATGTATAACAAACGtgtaaaaaaccacaaaaaaatccAGTCCCATGTTGATAGTATTCAAAACTTGACAATTATGTTTAGATTCTCAGGCAGTGATTCTCAAGCTGTCGtacggctccatctagtggttcgccaaagaatcaattaaatattgtaatgacgTGATGTGTTTTATTTActgatattcaaacacagtgttactgttcaaactgtgtggaaCGTTagtgaccaaaaatattaaatatacttgttaaataaaacctcttctACGCTACCGTGTTTCaatgctggtcattatggtggtagccaagtgttttctgaggtggtacttagtgaaaataagtttgaaaaccactggtGTAAGGTAGACTTATTAAAGCTGATAAACTATCTGTGATTAACCttgattaattatgagttaactatggacaaaatgtgaaaaatcataatttattttaaatataaatgttaatcgtttgacagccctaattaaaatGTACGGTagcaatggatggatgataagatACCCTGTCCCGAGTCACGTGACCTGCTGACATGCAGGCAATGTAAACGTGTCACACATCTAACTCTTGACAGGAAGTAGAAGTGCACCACTCTGCTTCTTGATGTTTCTCAACCAATGGAGTCACACATCAAAGATCTGATACGAGTGAAGATGCACCTTCTAGATGTACAGTGGGGAACATGAGTATTTGATCCCTTACGTTAGCATTCTGACTACCATAAAAGTTCTGGACTCTTCATACCTTTGGAAAGAAGTAAAGGTACAAAATGTGAGGCGTTGATGTCacggtgtgtttgtgtttgtctgACAGTTGGTGACGATGGTACCTAGCGCTCAGAGAACTCAATGGATGAAATCAGTCGCAACACAGTAAGTTAGCTCACACTTTGCCGATatatttgagttttttgttgcagatttaaaatatgttttgtccTGAGGAGCTTCCACCCTCATTTCTTTAGCGGAGATTCACacctagcaaaacatggctaatgctaacactaacgagagcgagacgttgttctaaagaaaagaaaagtgttgtcagtagttGAGATTTGCGGCAACACACCTAGAACAACTGACTCTAAATCGACTTTCTTGTGAAAAAATCagagattttatttttaggccatatcgcccaggcctagctCACATGGACCGTTTACGCATCCAAACTCGTCTTTCAGCTAACATTTCCACTTGGATTCTTATGCTGTCATCCTTTTCCTCCAGGATCTTTTGAGCACTGGGACACAGAGCGACCACTGAGGAGCGTGGTCACACTTGAAGACGAGAAGGAGATGTGCTTTGCTCATCATCAAACTGCTCCTCGTGTTATACGgtctctttttttaatgttttttttaatgtcttagAAAACGAGTTACGATCAAATGTTTTTGCTGCCTTTGGTGGGGTCACTTGCACTGTAACACTTGGATACTTGTAATTATGTCTTTTCGTTTTCCTACACAGCTCTGTAATTCATTGGCCAAACGCTATGCACCTCCCAAACACTAGGGGGGGATTCTAGCCAAGAGggaaatgctacatgctaatagcagTAACTGGTAGAAAATGGGTCAAATTGATAACATAACGTTCTACAGCTCTTACATACAGACAGTAACTTAAAAAAAGGAACAACTTTATTATCTACTACCAAAGGTAAAGCCAGGACACATCATTGTGAGTTGTACTCTCACATAAGATGGCCAGATCTTTCTACTTGAAATTTGAGGCATTGGTACACTTTTATCTATAAAGCCATAATTGGGCTAATGACCTCTTACATTTGCAAGAAAATAGCACAAAGAAATGTAAActtgtagggctgtgaatctttgggcaccacacgattcgattcagaattgattctcgattcaaaaccaatactttttttaataa encodes the following:
- the LOC140676655 gene encoding class I histocompatibility antigen, Non-RT1.A alpha-1 chain-like — translated: MNLLVLSMLIVQIHLVVPVTYSLKYFHTASSQVTNFPDYVGVAYLDDIQIGHYDSNTKKAEAKQEWMKNFTTVDPEHFKWQTYLNIHNEMKDKEDLESLQKRFNHTEGLHIYQRMYGCEWNDETDEINSWEQSSYDGEDFLALDTKTWTWTAAKPQAVPMKHKLDHDRNHIEYLKLYYTGICVDNLKTYVNFGKDILMTTELPEVFLLQKTPSSPVSCFATGFYPSSATLFWRKDGKDLQENVVHGEMLPNPDGTFQMTVDLKVEVTAEVEGKYECVFQLSDVKEDLVTKLERRSIMSNASHEGEKDTHSSIHFLPLVPLGVVVSAGDYLSCIRHIKLNYYVLKSRTLAILYQNFHHY